The Pandoraea apista genomic interval CACAATCGGTTCACTGTCTGGTCGCGGCGATCTGCTCGCCGAAGACACCCACGCCACGCTTGGCTCCTTGAATCAGGATGACGTGTTCGAGGGACGCATTCTCAATAGTCAAGAAGTACCTTTGGATGCCAGCATGAAAATGCGCGCTCAACTCGCGAATGGCGATGATGCACAGGAGCTGGCTGAATACGAAGGCGTGAGATTGACCAAGGTTGGCACTGGTAATTTGACACTCACCGCGGGCCAGAGCGACGTGTCGATGATCGCCGTTGAGGCGGGCATGCTCACGGCTGCTCACGTCAATGCGTTGGGTGCCGGCACGGTGAGCATCGCGGCAGAAGGTACGGTCGCGCTGAATCAGGACGTAACGGGCGTGACCGAGTTGACGAATGCCGGTACGTTGAATCTGGGCATGAACAAGCTCGAGGTGGGCACGTACGCGTCTGAAACAGGCGCGAAGATCAAGTCTCGCATTGAGAAGGTCGATGGAGAACTGCGCGGTGGCAATATCCGTGTTTCGAAGGAAGGCAATTTCGAAAAAACGGAGCTGTTAGTCAGCGCTGCGAACGATATTGAAATTCAGGATATCGTGGGCAATTTCGAAGTCGTGCAAGCGGAAGGCGATGCACAGGTGACTGGCGGGAAAGTCACCGTGGGTAGCATCTCCGTCGATAGCAAGCCGATTACGGAAGACCCGAAGCCGGTGATCGACACAAAGATCACGGAAAAGAACATCGTTAAGTTCGTGGCGGCCGACGGTGGCTACACGGCCAACGAGCAAGCGGTGCTGGCCTCGGTGGATGGCGTGACGGTGGGCGACCTGAGCTCGGGCAAGATTGGCGGCAAGGTGCTCTCGGCCATGGCGCTACAAACGGCGGGCTCGGACGAGCAACGTAAGTCGGCACGCATGCTCTCGGGGGAGTCGCTGGTGAATAACGCGGTGGCGGCGCAGGCGGCAGCCACGACGTTCCAGCGCGGCATGCAAACGCGCATGATCGCGGGTGGGGCGATGTTCGACGACAAGACCACGAACGGCGCACTGGCGGCGGATAACGGTATTGCCGGTTGGGCGTCGTTCAACGGCGGCAAGACGAGCCAGCGCGGTGACGGCATGTCGTTCGACGTGAAGGGTCTGGACGGTGCGATCGGTGTGGACAAGCGAGTGAATCGGAACACGCTGGTGGGCGCCTCGGTGGGCTTTGGCAATCAAGAGTCGAAAGCCAAGGGTCTGGCGGGCGAGTCGAAGGTCAACAGCGTGAGCGTGGGTCTTTACGGTTCGCATCTGACGGATACGAACTGGTTCGTCAACGGCGGCGCGTCGTACACGAATCACAGCGTGAAGACGGATCGCACGGTGAGCGCACGTAACGCGTCGGCGCGGCTGACGGGCAAGACGAGCGGTCAGACGTTCGGCATGTTCGGTGAAGTGGGTAAGCGCTTTGAGGTGTCGGGCATGAACATCGATCCGTCGGTGGGGGTGCGTGTGGCGTCGACGCGTTTGAACGCGTTCGACGAGGCGAACCGAGACGGCTCGGGCAACGATGGCCTGAAGGTGGGTTCGCAGTCGCAGACCTCAACGCGAGGGGTGTTGGGCGTGCGTCTGTGGAGCGAAGTGGCGAGCGTTGCGGGTGGCAAGGTTGCCCCGTCGCTGCGTCTGACGTACGAGCGGGAGTTCAGCAACACGCAGAGCAGCCTGACGAGCGCGATCTATGGCGCATCGAACAAGTTCACGGTGAAGGGTCCGAAGCTGGGCAAGGACATCTTCACGGCGGATTTGGGGCTGGATATGCAGCTCAAGAAGCAACTGGAGGTGCGCGTGGGCGGTAACGTGAGCGTGCGTAAGGGCGAGAACGCGCTGGGGGGTGGTATCTCGGCGAAGTATCGCTTCTAAGGAAGTCGGCAGGACGGCTTTCCTCGTGAGGGGAAAGCCCGGATCTCTTCCCAAGGGGGTCCGATCCGAGCGGCGTACCGCGCAGTCATGAGCGGTGCGTCGTGGGTTGAATATGGGTTGAAGCCCCCGTTACTTATTGGTAACGGGGGCTTTTGCATTTGAGCGCCAGCGTCAATCCAATTTTCAATAAGGGGCGGCAATGTGAATGATTCTGTCCATAAAACCGAGGCCGCATGACACTACGCCGCGTCACTCCTGTGATTGGTGATTTGTAGGGGGTGGCAGCTAAAAAATGAGATTGATTGGTTGGATTCTATGTTTTGCTCCGCTTTATGTGGAGGTTTTCGCCAAGTTTTTCTTGGGATATGTCCCGGGAAAGGTGTTTCGAGCGAGCAATTTCCCAATGCCGTGCCTTAACAATCGTTAATACGTTAATCACGTCCTACGATTCGTGTCACTCATCGAATGCAACGCAATTTGCGTGATTCATTCGACATCCGCCGATCACGAATTGAAGAGGAATACAGGACATGAAAGCCAACCAAATTGTGGCCAACAAGGACATACACGCCACACTCGACACTGCCACGCTGGCGGCGCGTGTTCGCCGCACGGCCATCGCCGGTGCGGCCGCCGTTGCACTGACGGGCGGCGGTATGGTCAGTGCCAATGCGGCAACGGAAATGGTCTCCGAAACGAGCGCTGCGGAAAAGAACTGGAAGCGTATCGCCGGTGCGGCTACCAAGCAGGTGATGCCGTCGGTTGACCCTGCACGTCATGTGCTGACGAGTGCTGCAGACATGAAGGCCGAACTGGCGATGATGCTCACGGTTGAGGGCAAGCAAAAGCAGGCGCTGATGAACGCGAGCGACGCGGTACTGAAGGCTGAAACCAATATGTTCCAGCGCGGACTGGGTCAGGCCGAGCAGCGCCTCGCCAAGGCTCGCGCGAACCTCGGCAAAGCCACGAAGGCACGCGAGGCGACTCAGGCAGTTCACGCCTATCTGGCGCTAGAGAAGGCTGATGCCGCACGCACGGTGTGGAAGAACATCGCGAGCGAATTGAAGTCGGGTTTGGCCAATCAGCAGACCTCGAACATCGAGAAGGAAATTTCGTTTGCCGATGCATCAGGTCTTTCGGTCGACGACTTCTTCTCGCGTATCGACCGCGCTATCGCTGAGGGTAAGAGGAATAACGACAAGATGGAAAAGGAACTCAACAAGCCGGAGTTCCTTAAGAAGATTGATCACGACACGGCCAAAGCCAAGCGCGCTCTGGCGTTGCTCAAGGCCAAGCAAATGGTCGAGCCGATGGTCGCCAAGGAGGCGATGGACGAGATCGCGTCGAAGCTCGACATGCCCGCGCCCGCAATGGCCAAGGCCAGCGAAGTGCCGAACACCGTGATTTACCCGGCCGCGAAGGAAATCACCACCGTCACATTTGCCGACGCCTCGAACGACGACTGGCGGAAATGGCTTGATGACCGTTCCCGTGAGATCAAGGAGGGTGCAGAAGATATCGCCACGATCGTCGAGACGAGCGACCACGCGCCGGATGACGAAAAGGCGACAACTCGTGAAACCCTGGCCGAAGTCATTGAAAAGATCGATGCCGACCTCGACGTGTCGAAGGGTGACGAGAGCAACGAAGGTGACGGCAAAGGTACCGACGAAGGCACCCCGGAAGGCGACGGTAAAGACTCTGTCACCGACGAACCTGACGTCGTGCCGCCGGCGGAAGTGGAAGCGGTGGCACAACCCGCATTCTCTGTCGAACAAGCCATGGCATCGGGTGTCGTGCTGACCCAGATGGCCAACGCTGCTCAGCAAAATGCGGAACTGTTCCGCAAGGGCATGCAGGACCGTCTCTCGGGCGACGATGCGTTCATGCAGCCGACAGACATCGGCGCGATGGGGGCCGGTATTTCCACCTGGGCACAGGCCATGGGCGGTCAGACGACCGGCATGGGGCGCGATGGCGTTCCCGGCTTCTCAATGAGCGGTGCCGGCGTGGTGGCAGGCGTTGATGCCAAAAAGAACAACACACGGGTGGGTGTCGCCGTGGGGTACAGCGATGCAAGCGTCAATGCGAACGGCGAGAGCAGCCAGAACGCCTCGTCGAAGGTGAGCACGTATAGCGTTGGCCTGTATGGCGCCCATGAAGTCGATGGCTGGTTCGCCAACGGTGGCGTGTCGTACAGCGCGCACAGTATCAAGAGCCAGCGTGCGGCGAAACTTGGCGGCGAAATCTACGGCCTGAGCGGCAAGACGAGCGCCACGACCGTGGGTGGCTTTGTCCAGTTCGGCAAGCATATCGTCACGCGCGCCGTGAATATCGATCCGAGCATCACGCTCAAGGTCGCGAACACCTCGGTCAAGGGCTTCACCGAAACCGGCACCGCTGGTCTCAAGGTCGACGGCAGCAACTTCAACTCGGCGCGTGTGGGCATGGGTGCGCGCCTGTGGAAAGCGTTTGGCGACGAGTCGCACAGCATCACGCCGTCGCTGCGTATTTCTTACGAACGTGAGTTGGCGCACGGCGCACCGTCGATGGACGTTGCCCTCGCCAACGCGGCAAACGCAGGCAAACTTACTGTCACGGGTAACAAGTTTGGCAGTGACATCGTCAGCGCGGAAGCCAGTGTCGACGTGAAACTCGGCAAGAAGCTCTCGCTTCGTGGCGGCGTGAACGGTAGCGTGCGCCAAGGTCAAACGCAAGCCGGTGTGGCCGGTTCGCTCAAGTACGTCTGGTAATCCAGGTGTGAGAGGTGCCGGTATGCCCGGCACCAAATTCGCGAGGTAGGTGCAGTAGCAATAATGGCAGTAACGGCAGTAATCGCAGAAGTAGTAACGGCAGTAGTTCCCGTAGTCGCAGTAAAGAAAAAGCCGTCCGGCATTACGCTGGACGGCTTTTTTCGTCTTGCGGATTCACACTGACATCGCGCGATCAGAACGAATGCGAGACCCCGATATAGGCGCCGGTCTGGCTCTTCCCTGCGGGCGGATTGTCGAGCGAGTCGCTCGGAATCGCCGCGACCGAGAAACTCTGATTCGCGCTGTTCTTCACGTAGGCGACCGTGCCGTACAGGAAGGTGCGCTTCGAGAGGTTATATGTCGTGCCCAGTTCGAACATCGTGGCGTGGCCGAAGCCGCCCGGCACGTTCACGTGATACACCGCCGCATTCGCGGCCCACGCCTGTGTCGCCTGATACTTCACGCCGGCCCAGTAATGATCGGCGCGTGTCGCGAAGTCGGGCGCCGGGGCGTCCGGCGCGGACATGTGCGTGTAGCCCAGCGAAATCGTGAAGCGATTCAGGAATACGTTTGCCCCGGCGAAGTACTCGCGCGACGTGGCGAACACATCGGTGAAGCGCCCGTTGGTGTCGCGAATTTCGTCGTACAAGGCGCGCAACTGGAACCGATCATGGGTGTATGTCAACTGGGCACCCATGCCCCGGCCGCTGTTGAACTGACCGGCAATGTTCGAGAACGCGTACTGGCCTGCGACATCGAAGCCATACCAGTTCGGGCTCTGATAGTTGACGGTATTGCTCGCTTGCGGCCAGTTACGTCCGCGCACCAGCGACGCCGAGGAGAAAGCCTGCTGCTGGAACGGATCGAAGTCCCATACCCCGTTGCTGATGAACAGGTTTCGGCCAAGGGTCAGTTGCCCCCAGGAGCGGGAGTTGAAGCCCACCAGCGCGCGCCGGTCGAAGATCGATCCCGAGCCGTTGTTGTTGTAGCCGTTCATCAACTGGAACCCGCCTTCCAGATTGAATACGGCGTGCAATCCCTGTCCAAGATCTTCATAGCCGCGCAGGCCGAACAGGCTGGTGCCGTAGTCGCCGCCTTGCGCGCTCCAGCGCGATGTGGTGCCGCCGTTACCGTCCTGCAGGTTGTTCATGAACTGAAAGCCGCCATCGACGCGGCCGTAAAGCTGCACACTCGATTGCGCGTGCGCAAACGTGCCGATGCTGCATAGCAGGCTGGCGGCAATGAGTTTCTTTTTCATGGTCTGCTCCCCAGGTTGCGTTTTGCCCCGCACCATCCTTGCGTGGTTATGTCCGTCGTCGTCTCGCGGCGCCCGAGTGGACGCGAAGCGAAAGCGCGGCGGGAAAGTCTGAAATTTCGTTACGAGTGACGAGAAATAGGCAAGCGGGAGCGCCTGGGCAACGGGCGCCGCGTGAGGAGACGCGGGCGGTTGCAAGTGATGCCGTCACGCTCTGGTCGTCAGAGATCGTCGTCATGGCAGTCCACTGGCGTAGGTCTGCAACAGCGCGGCGCAAGCGCAGACAGCTTCGTGCGCGATTGCGAGACCGGAGTTGGCTGGGCAAGGGCGATCGTGGTGTCACATAGCTTGAAGTGCGACACAACGGGCGCGCTTCGCCCGGATGGCTTCTTTTATATCCGATTTCCCGGGGATGCAACATCGGGTAAAGGCTTAGTACGCCGATTGTTGCTTGGCCGCAACCGAAATGCCTTGATCGACGAGACAAATTCGGGCCAAAGCCTTCAGTCGGTCGTTTCAGTCCGGCGCACCGAAGGCTTCCATCTTGCTCGCGAGGTGGGTCAGCAACCGGTTGGCGGCACCGGAAAGCCGCCGCCCGGCGCGGGTGACGAGATGCGCTTCGGCGCCCTTGAGAATGGGGTGATCGACCGGCAGCGCACACAGCACACCGGCCTCGATCTCTTGCGAGACCGCGAACGTGGGCAGAAATGTCGCGCCCAGTCCCGCGCGTACGAAATGCTTGAGCACGGAAATCGAGTTGGTGGTGACCGTCGGCGTAAGCCGATGCTTTTCCGACTGCTCGGCCAGCGCCATCAGTTGACGCGTGCCGTAAGCGCCGTGCATGAGCGCGAGCGGCACGTTGTAGAGTGCGTCGAGCTGGAGCGATCCCGTTTTGTCCAGCCGATCCATGAGCGAGGAGTCGGGGGCCACGATAGCGTGCACTGGCTGACGCATCTGTGCACGCGACACGATCTTGGGTTCGGCCGGCGGGTTGTAGACAAGTCCGATGTCCGCGTCGTCCTCGGCAACGAGCCGCATGACCTCGTTGGTGCCCGCCAGATCGAGCGTCAGCGTGATATCAGGGTAGCGCTTGCAGAAGTACTGGAGCGGCGCGCCCATCAGATCGCTCACAAATCCCTCGCCGACCGCAAGCCGGATGTGACCGCGCCGCAGCCCTCGCACTTCCTGGAGCTTGGCCAGCAGGTCCTCCTGGTGCGCGCGTTGCTCCCGGTAGTACTCCATGAGCAAACGGCCAGCTTGCGTGAGGTGCACGCCACGTTTGTGGCGTTCGATGAGCGGCAGCGCCAGTTCGGCCTCCAGCAAGGCGATCTGGCGGCTGACGGCGGAGGGCGCGATGTCGAGTCTGTCGGCGGCGGCGCGCACGGTGCCGCACTGCACGGCTTCGAACAGATAGGGCAGGCGGCTTTCGGTGATGGCAGGTGTCATACCCTAAAGACTAATTTTTAGAACAAAAATCTTCAAGCGTTGTCATTGAGCGTCGTTTTTTTTCAATTCACACTGCAAAACATGCGGATCGGCCCCTTCGTCAGGCAACGAACCCAGGCGAGGCCTGGTGGAGGCGGTCCGATTCCGCGCCAGTTTCGCAGTCGGTGGCCGAGACACAAGGGATAACGCCTCGGGCCGTACTAACCAGCACCCGGCAGCACCCGGCAGCACCAAGCAGCACAGGGCTATTACGGAGACACCAGATGATTCCTCCGCGCAACACGCGATTTGGCATCGATCATCCACTGGTTACCGTGCACGACCATCCGCGGCGGCTGTCGCATTACACGCGCATGGGCTTTTCCCCGTCGCCGGTGTCGTATCACCCTTGGGGCACGGTCACGTCGCTCATGATGTTCGAGGACAACTTCATCGAACTGATCGGCGTGGAGAACGCCGGCAAGTTCGGCACAAACGCCGTTGGTGATTTTTGCTTCGGACGCTATCTCGGCCGTTTTCTGGCGCGCGAGGAAGGCGTCTCGCTGATTGCCCTGCACAGCAAGGACATACGCGCGGACCATGCGCGCCTCGTGCAGACCGGTCTCGAGGCGCAGGGCATTCTCGATTTCCGGCGGCCGATGCGCAAGCCGGATGGCGCGCACGACGAGGCTGTCGTCTCGCTGGGCCTGTTTATCGACGATTCGCTGGGCGACGCATCGAACTTCATTTGCCAGCAGCACCGGCCCGAGCTGATCTGGGTGCCCGACTGGCAGCGCCATCCCAATGGGGTGAGCAACATCATCGGTGTGACTTATGTAACGCCGGATACCGTTTCCCTGCGCACGCTCGCCACACGATGGCAGCAGATGTATGGGGCGCGGCATGTCGATCTGTATGACGGCGGCGCCGTGGCCGATACCGGTTGCGGCCATTTGCGCGCACTGTCGCCGCAGCGTGCCGAAGCCCGTTATGCGGCGGTCGGTTTGCCGATGGCGCAGGCCGTGCGCACGCACGCCGTGGCGATCACGCTGCTGGCGCCGGATCTGGCGCACATCGAGGCGCTGTGGCGAGAGCACGGCGTGCCCTATGGCTATAACGAACATGGGCTGGTGGTAGAGCCCGAGTTTGCAGGCAATGTCGTGCTGGAGTTCGTGAATCACCCGCACTGAGATCCCCTGAAATATCCAAGCGGCGGCCGGATGACCCGGCCGGCGGAGCAACGCGGCGTCGCCCGTGGGGGCGGCGTCATCCTCGCAGTCAATCTGGAGTCAACATGAAAATCATCGGAGTGGTCGGACTGGGCAATATGGGACGCGGCATGGCGCTGTCGTTGCAGCGCGGCGGCTTCACTGTGCTCGGTTTCGATCCGTCGCCGGCTGCCGGTCGTGCCCTGGCCGAGGCCGGCATCGGCCTGCGCGCTTCGGTCGCCGAACTCGCTCGCGAAGCCGACGTCCTGGTGCTGTCGCTGCCGACATCGCAAGTTGTCGAAGCCGTGGTGAATGGCGCCGACGGCATTGCCGCGAACGGTCGCGAGGGGCTGATCGTCGTGGACACGTCGACGGCCGATCCGCAAAGCACGCGTGCGCTGGCGGCCACGCTGCGCCAGAAAGGCATTGCCCTGGTCGACGCGCCGGTCTCCGGCGGCCCGAAGGGCGCATTGAACGGCGCGCTCACCATGGTACTGGGCGGCTCGGCCGACGACATCGCCCGTGTCGAGCCGGTACTTGCCGCCATGTCGGCCAAGCGTGTGCACATCGGCGACGTGGGCGCGGGGCATGTTACCAAGCTCATCAATAACCTGATGTGTGCCGCGCATCTGGTCGTGGCTGGCGAGGCGATGCGTCTGGCGAAAGCGGCCGGCGTTGCACCGGAACAAGTGCTGGAGGGCCTGAACGCGGGCTCGGGGCGCAGTGGTGTGACGCAGACCAACTACCCGACGTGGATTCTGAACGACGCCTTCGACTCGGGTTTCACGATGAAGCTCATGCGCAAGGACGTGCGTCTGGCCATGGCGCTCGCCGAGCAGACCGGCACGCTCGCCACGGGCCCGCTCTCGGCAGAAGTCGGCCGTCTGTGGGCGGCCAGTGCCGCGACGGTTGGCGATGACGAGGATTTCAACCGCATCGTGCAGTTCATCGAGCCGGGCCGCGCGTAAGCGTTCCCGACGGGCAACCCGCACGACACCCACGCATTCGCGTTCGATACTTTTTTCGTTTGACGACACGATGCGCCCGAGGCGGCGCATCGCACGGAGTTTTCTCATGGCAGACCAACAAGCCGCCGCCTTACTCGGCGCATTCGCAAAGTTCTTCCCCAACGCCACGACTATCGGCTCGTTCGTGAATGGCGAACTGGTCGAGGGCACGGGTGAGGCCACCATCGACATCGTGAATCCGGCCACCGGCCAGACGGTGCTGACCTATCGCGACGCAGGCGCCGCTGTCGTGGCGCAGGCCGCCGAGGCTGCGCAGGCAGCACAGAAGACCTGGTGGGCGCTGACCCATGCCGCGCGCGGTCGCGTGATGCAGGCGGTGGGCAGCAAGATCCGCGAGAACGCCGAGGCGCTTGCGCAACTCGAATCGATCGGCGCAGGCAAGCCGATTCGCGATTGCCGTGGCGAAGTCGGCAAGGTGGCGGAAATGTTCGAGTACTACGCCGGCTGGACCGATAAGTTCTTCGGCGACGTGATTCCGGTGCCGAGCACGCACCTGAACTACACGCGTCGCGAAGCGATGGGCGTGGTGTTGCAGATTACGCCGTGGAACGCGCCTGTCTTCACCTGCGGCTGGCAGCTCGCCCCGGCCATCGCCATGGGCAACGGTGTCTTGCTCAAACCGTCGGAACTGACCCCGGCCAGCTCGCTCGTGGTGGCCGCACTCGCCGAACAGGCGGGCGTGCCGCGTGGCCTGATCAACGTGCTGGCCGGTTTCGGTCACACGACCGGCCAGGCCGCGATCTCGCATCCGGTCGTCAAGAAGGTGGTGTTCGTCGGCTCGCCGGCCACCGGCAGCAAGATCGCCACGGCGGCTGCGCAGCGCCTGCTGCCTAGCGTGCTGGAGCTGGGCGGCAAGTCCGCGAACATCGTGTTCGACGATGCCGACCTGAAGCGCGCCTGCCTTGGCGCTCAGGCTGCAATCTTCTCCAGCGCGGGCCAAAGCTGTGTGGCGGGTTCGCGTCTGCTGGTTCAGCGCGGCGTGTATGACCAAATGATCGAGATGCTGGCGCGCGGCGCAGAAAAGATCCGCGTGGGCGAGCCCCTCGACGATACGACCGAAGTCGGCCCGATCTGCAACCGTACTCAGTATCAGCACGTCATGAACATGATCGACGCCGGTGTCGAGGGTGGCGCGCGACTGGCGGCGGGTTCGCAGCAGCGCAGCGATGGCGGTTTCTTCGTGCGTCCGACGGTGCTGGCCGACGCGAACAACACAATGGGCGTGGCACGTACCGAAATCTTCGGCCCGGTCGTCGTGGCGATTCCGTTCGACACCGAAGAGGAAGCGCTGGCGATCGCCAACGACAGCGAATTTGGTCTGGCCGGCGCGGTGTGGACGCAGGACGTGGCGCGCGCTCATCGCGTGGCCGCGCAGGTCAACGCCGGTACCTTCTGGATCAACGGTTACAAGACGATCAATGTGGCGTCGCCTTTCGGGGGCTACAACCACAGCGGGTACGGCCGTTCGAGCGGCGTGGAAGCGCTGTACGAATACACGCAGACGAAGAGCGTGTGGGTCGAGACCGCGGCCAATCCGGCCACGCCGTTCGGCTACGTCTGACCCGGCGGCAAGCCGGGAACAGGCAATCGGCGCGAATGCGCTGCCATCAAACGTTCTGCTGTCGGGAACGTGTCGTAAAAGTGTGAGATGTGTGCCATACGAAGGTCGTGAGACCCCGTGCGGCACGCGGCCGTTCCAGTCTGCGAGACCCGGGGCCGGAACGGCTATTTTGACCGCGTATAATGCCGCCCTCGGGTGGTTCGGCGCGGAACGCTGTTGCTGTCACCGAGGCGTGTCAACATGGCGCTCTTTGGGCGTTGTGAGGGGAGAAGTCCGCAGGTTTTGCGACCGTGCGGGCCATGCGCCGAATTTCCTTAACCACCGAAATGTTCGCGTCTTTTCCGGGTGACCGGAGGGCAACGGACCGGTTCAATAGCAAGTGCAGTGGAGACCCAGATGGCAGTCATGGAACAAAACGCGGCCAAGCCGCAAGGGGGCGCCTTCAGCGATGGCGTGCGCCTGTATGTTTGGGCAATCGTGATTCTCGTGATTGCGGAGCTGATCGGGGCGATCAGCATCAAAGCCGGTCACGGCAAAATCGTGCTGTTGCCGATGGTCTGGGCGTTGCTGCTCGGCGCGGCCCTGGGCCTGTCGCAGGCGCGTTTGCCGCGCTTCGCACAGATCGACCTGCCGATGCAGCATCGCGCTGCCGCCATTCTGCAACCGGCGCTGCTGCTCTTCGTGGCAAAGCTCGGCCTGCTCGTGGGCGGTTCGTTGCCTAAGCTCGTCGCCGCTGGCTGGGCGCTTGTGTTCCAGGAATTCGGCCACTTCGTGGGCACGATCATCCTGGGCCTGCCGGTTGCGCTGATGCTCGGCATCAAGCGCGAAGCCATTGGCGCGACCTTCTCGGTCGGCCGTGAGCCGAGCCTCGCCATCATTGGCGAAAAGTACGGCTTCGACTCGCCGGAAGGCCGTGGCGTGCTCGCCGAGTATCTGACGGGGACGATCTTCGGCGCCGTGTTCATTTCGCTGTTCGCCGGTTTCGTGGCCAGTCTGAACCTGTTCCACCCGCATTCGCTCGCCATGGGCGCCGGTGTGGGCTCGGGCTCGATGATGGCCGCCGCTGCCGGCGCCATTGCCGCGCAGCAAACGCCGGAAGTGGCCAAGGAAGTCGCCACGTTCGCCGCTGCATCGAACCTGATTACGACGACCATCGGCACGTACTTCACGCTGTTCATCTCGCTGCCGCTCGCGGTGTGGGGCTATCGCGTGATGGAACCGGTGCTGGGCCGCATGAGCAAGCGCGGCCGTGCCAACGCCGAAGCCGCTGC includes:
- a CDS encoding DUF3100 domain-containing protein: MAVMEQNAAKPQGGAFSDGVRLYVWAIVILVIAELIGAISIKAGHGKIVLLPMVWALLLGAALGLSQARLPRFAQIDLPMQHRAAAILQPALLLFVAKLGLLVGGSLPKLVAAGWALVFQEFGHFVGTIILGLPVALMLGIKREAIGATFSVGREPSLAIIGEKYGFDSPEGRGVLAEYLTGTIFGAVFISLFAGFVASLNLFHPHSLAMGAGVGSGSMMAAAAGAIAAQQTPEVAKEVATFAAASNLITTTIGTYFTLFISLPLAVWGYRVMEPVLGRMSKRGRANAEAAAVADAEAAKELKQASKAHTVEMNFGARLFAWVFSGALALIGNSMAFKTPFLDGIPGMLIIIGAVIVGEVLYFVTRRKVPAVCWVSLIAMFLTSPAFPFAPVVEQFTGKINFLALVTPMLTYAGLSVAKDVPAFRRLGWRIVVVSFLANAGTFLGAAIIAEFFHV
- a CDS encoding aldehyde dehydrogenase family protein translates to MADQQAAALLGAFAKFFPNATTIGSFVNGELVEGTGEATIDIVNPATGQTVLTYRDAGAAVVAQAAEAAQAAQKTWWALTHAARGRVMQAVGSKIRENAEALAQLESIGAGKPIRDCRGEVGKVAEMFEYYAGWTDKFFGDVIPVPSTHLNYTRREAMGVVLQITPWNAPVFTCGWQLAPAIAMGNGVLLKPSELTPASSLVVAALAEQAGVPRGLINVLAGFGHTTGQAAISHPVVKKVVFVGSPATGSKIATAAAQRLLPSVLELGGKSANIVFDDADLKRACLGAQAAIFSSAGQSCVAGSRLLVQRGVYDQMIEMLARGAEKIRVGEPLDDTTEVGPICNRTQYQHVMNMIDAGVEGGARLAAGSQQRSDGGFFVRPTVLADANNTMGVARTEIFGPVVVAIPFDTEEEALAIANDSEFGLAGAVWTQDVARAHRVAAQVNAGTFWINGYKTINVASPFGGYNHSGYGRSSGVEALYEYTQTKSVWVETAANPATPFGYV